One Acidimicrobiales bacterium genomic window, TCCGGCTGGTGACGAGCCGCCCGCCGTCCGCCCACCGCCGCACGGTGTCGACGCTCACGCCCAGGAGGTCGGCGGCCTGGCCCAGCCGGTACGAGGGCGCCCCCATGCACGCACTCTAGGCGCAGATGCGGCTCTTCCTTCGTTCTGACATCGCGTCTGCGGTCGTTGTGGGCGCCCGGGGCTCGTTCTGGGCCCCCGGCCCATGCATCGCAGGCCGCCGGGTGTATACCCTAGAGGGGTATGGTATCCTCCGAGTGAGCGACAGAAGGAGCGATCATGGCCAGCCAGACGTTCGTCGTCACCGGGATGACCTGCGACCACTGCAAGTGGGCCGTCACCACCGAGTTGCGCCGGCTCGACGGCGTGACGGACGTCGACGTCGACCTCGGTACCGGAACCGTCACCGTCGCCGCCTCCCGCCCCCTCGACCGCGCCGAGCTGGCGGCGGCGATCGACGAAGCGGGCTACGAGCTGGCCTCATGACACCGGCGGGGCGGCTGGCGGCGTTCGGCGCCGGCCTGGCCGTCGCCGTCGGCCTGGGCGCCGCCCTCGGCGCCGCCGTCGGGCCCGACCCCGCCGTCCGGACGGCCGAGGAGCCGGCGCCCGTTGGCGAGGGCGTCGTGTCGGCCACCGACGGCTACCGGCTCGTGCCGGCCGTCTCCACGCTCGATCCAGGTGGTGGGCCGTTCCGATTCGTCATCACGGGGCCCGGCGGCGCCCCGCAGCGCGCCTTCACCCCCGTGCACGAGCGCAGGCTCCACCTCATCCTCGTGGACCGGGAGCTGACCACCTTCCGCCACCTGCATCCCCGCCTCGGCGCCGACGGCACGTGGTCGGTCCACCTGCCCCCGCTCGCCGCCGGCTCGTACCGGGCCGTCGCCGACTTCCAGGTGGCCGGCGGTCCCCGCCTCGCGCTCGGGACCGACGTCGGCGTGCCCGGCGCGTACGCCCCGGGTCGTCTTACCGAACCGTCGTCGCGGGCGTCGGTCGACGGCTACGACGTCACCCTGGCCACCCGGCACCGGGCCGGCGGGGAGGTCACCGCCGCCCTCACCGTCAGTCGGGACGGGCGTGCCGTCACCGATCTGGAGCCCTACCTCGGGGCCGGTGGCCACCTGGTCGCCCTACGCGCCGGCGATCTCGCCTACGCCCACGTCCACCCGCTGCCCGGGAGCCGCGACAGGACCGGCCGAGGCACGGTGCGCTTCGACGCCACCCTGGCGTCGGCCGGCCGCTACGCCCTGTTCTTCGCCTTCAAGCACGCCGGTACGGTGCACACGGCGACGTTCACCGTCGACCAGGGCACGGTTGCCGGCGACGCCGTGATGGAGCACTGAGCCACATGACCGATACCGCCAAGCCGGACGTCGACCCCGTCACCGTCGAGCTGGACATCGAAGGGATGACCTGCGCGTCGTGCGCGGCCCGCATCGCCAAGCGGCTGAACAAGCTCGACGGCGTCGACGCCACGGTGAACTACGCCACCGAGCACGCCACCGTCGTGGCCGCCGGCGCCGTCACGCCCGAGCAGCTCATCGCCGAGGTGGAGGCCATCGGCTACACCGCCACCCTTCCCGCCCCTCCCGCCGCCGCCCGGGCACCGGGCGACGGTGCCGGCGACGGGGAGGGACCGACGGGGGGCACGCCGCCCGAGCTGGTGAGCCTGCGCAACCGCCTCGTGGGGTCGGCGATCCTCGGCCTCCCCGTGCTGCTGCTGTCGATGGTGCCCCGGCTCCAGTTCACCGATTGGCAGTGGCTGGCGTTCGCCCTGGCCGCCCCGGTCGTGGTGTGGGGCGCATGGCCGTTCCACCGGGCGGCGTGGATGAACCTGCGGCATGGGGCGGCCACCATGGACACCCTCATCTCGGTGGGCACGATCGCCGCCTTCGCCTGGAGCCTCTACGCCCTGTTCTGGGGCGGTGCCGGCGAGCCCGGCATGAAGATGAACTTCTCGTTCGCCGTCGAACGCGGTGCCGGCAGCCACGAGGTGTACCTCGAGGTGGCCTCGGCCGTCACCGTGTTCATCCTCGCCGGCCGCTACTTCGAGGCGCGCGCCAAGCGCACGTCGGGCGCCGCCCTCCGGGCCCTGCTCGACCTGGGTGCCAAGGACGTCGCCGTGCTGCGCGGCGGTACCGAGGTGCGGATCCCGGTCACCGATCTCGAGGTGGGTGACCGGTTCGTCGTGCGGCCCGGCGAGAAGGTCGCCACCGACGGGCTGGTGGAGGAGGGGTCCTCGGCCATCGACGCGTCGCTGCTCACGGGCGAGTCCGTGCCGGTCGAGGTGGCGCCGGGGCACATGGTCGTCGGCGC contains:
- a CDS encoding cation transporter — its product is MASQTFVVTGMTCDHCKWAVTTELRRLDGVTDVDVDLGTGTVTVAASRPLDRAELAAAIDEAGYELAS